A window from Solanum stenotomum isolate F172 chromosome 7, ASM1918654v1, whole genome shotgun sequence encodes these proteins:
- the LOC125870069 gene encoding LOB domain-containing protein 24-like, with the protein MNIDAAAGARGKCAACRYQRKRCEENCPLAPFFPSNKVEDFNKVIRLYKVSTIINMLNSVADNEKKAKMVETLILEAKIRYENPVYGCIAVEEKLRLEIEETMKELDLVQKANTYFKELRKTSLYYKKNKETSTSGTQSFKGHKSDSTLEEAASITEHHAIQDVETRIDLNDNDGT; encoded by the exons ATGAATATTGATGCAGCAGCAGGTGCAAGGGGTAAATGTGCAGCATGTAGGTACCAAAGAAAACGATGTGAGGAGAATTGTCCGTTAGCTCCATTTTTTCCTTCCAATAAAGTGGAAGATTTCAATAAAGTTATTCGACTTTACAAAGTAAGCACTATCATAAATATGCTTAATTCTGTTGCTGACAATGAGAAAAAGGCAAAAATGGTGGAAACCCTAATTTTAGAGGCTAAGATTAGGTATGAAAATCCTGTGTACGGGTGCATTGCCGTTGAAGAAAAATTGAGGttagaaattgaagaaactaTGAAGGAGCTTGATTTAGTGCAGAAAGCAAACACTTATTTCAAAGAACTGCGTAAAACATCATTGTATTACAag AAAAATAAAGAGACCTCTACAAGTGGCACACAAAGCTTTAAAGGGCACAAGTCTGACTCGACTTTGGAAGAAGCTGCGAGCATCACTGAGCATCATGCCATTCAAGATGTGGAAACCAG GATTGATCTCAATGACAATGACGGGACCTAG
- the LOC125871636 gene encoding high mobility group B protein 1, with translation MKGGKGKGALRKETRSALKPVEDRKMGKRKATLKDDKKKVTKDKKAKKDPNKPKRPPSAFFVFLEEFRKTFKKENPNVKAVSAVGKAGGEKWKSLSAAEKAPYEAKAAKRKAEYGKLMNAYNNKQTESSDDEDEEEKEEKVKKSKPEVHDEDAEDSGQGEEEEEDDEDEEDEDD, from the exons ATGAAAGGTGGAAAAGGAAAAGGTGCATTGAGAAAAGAAACAAGGTCGGCGTTGAAGCCTGTTGAGGACCG AAAGATGGGGAAGAGAAAAGCCACATTGAAGGACGATAAAAAGAAGGTCACAAAGGACAAAAAGGCAAAGAAAGATCCTAACAAGCCTAAGAGGCCTCCTAGTGCCTTTTTCGTATTCCT TGAGGAATTCAGGAAGACATTTAAAAAGGAGAATCCTAATGTGAAGGCTGTTTCAGCT gTCGGGAAAGCTGGAGGAGAAAAGTGGAAATCTTTGAGTGCAGCT GAAAAAGCACCATATGAAGCCAAAGCTGCAAAAAGGAAGGCCGAGTATGGAAAGCTCATGAATGCTTACAACAACAAGCAA ACGGAAAGTTCAGATGATGAGgacgaagaagaaaaagaagaaaaagtaaaaaagtcaAAGCCTGAGGTACATGATGAAGATGCGGAGGACAGTGGGCAG GgcgaagaagaggaagaggacgACGAAGACGAAGAGGATGAAGATGATTGA